A window of the Psychrilyobacter piezotolerans genome harbors these coding sequences:
- the udk gene encoding uridine kinase, whose product MNNCIFVGVAGGSGSGKTTVAHNLIKAFKSEDAVLVEQDAYYKELKELSIEERAKVNFDHPESIEFDLIKKHLMDLKDGKAIERPIYDFKTHSRKEKMVKINPSRIIVIEGILILSIPEIRDMLDVKIFVDTDADEMLLRRIERDINERGRTFDSVKKQYLETVKPMYLEFCEPSKRYADVIIPRGGENKIAINMIIAKLKRYLQKGSLS is encoded by the coding sequence ATGAATAACTGTATATTTGTAGGAGTAGCAGGGGGAAGTGGATCTGGAAAAACAACAGTTGCTCATAACCTGATAAAGGCATTTAAATCAGAAGACGCAGTACTAGTTGAACAAGATGCATATTATAAAGAATTGAAGGAATTATCCATAGAGGAGAGGGCAAAAGTCAATTTTGATCACCCTGAATCTATAGAATTTGACCTTATAAAGAAACATTTGATGGATTTAAAAGATGGAAAAGCTATAGAGAGACCTATATATGACTTTAAAACTCATTCAAGAAAAGAAAAGATGGTAAAAATAAATCCATCTAGAATAATTGTTATAGAGGGGATTTTAATCCTGTCTATTCCAGAGATAAGAGATATGCTGGATGTAAAAATATTTGTTGATACCGATGCAGATGAGATGCTTTTAAGAAGAATCGAAAGAGATATCAATGAAAGAGGGAGAACCTTTGATTCGGTAAAAAAACAATATTTAGAAACTGTAAAACCAATGTATTTAGAGTTTTGTGAACCATCCAAGAGATATGCCGATGTGATAATACCTAGAGGTGGAGAGAATAAAATAGCTATAAACATGATTATAGCTAAATTAAAGAGGTATCTTCAAAAAGGGAGCCTAAGTTAA
- a CDS encoding NAD(P)-dependent oxidoreductase, which translates to MEKILNFKELNTLDKIKVVAYSVREDELEAFNRFADLYNIELKIVKKGVSSSNLDESLGYEYLSFVGSCDLGKENLEVLKKNGIKFIASRSIGYDNVDLDIATKLKIKVSNSSYSPYSVAEFTVMSMMNLLRYLPLAIKKVGINDFSLKGLKGRELQNQIIGVIGTGKIGKTVIKCLSGFGCKVIAYDPFPSHLENIEYVSLEELKKRSDIITLHIPMTGENRHMIDSKFLSSAKDGVLIINTARGELIHTKDLVAGLKSGKVGGAALDVLEGEDGIIFRDCSRRQIDNDSLVILKNMPNVQITPHQAFFTHQAVSDMVEVSLKNLLEFSSTGDAGNSVN; encoded by the coding sequence TTGGAAAAAATATTAAATTTTAAAGAATTAAATACTTTAGATAAAATAAAAGTAGTAGCTTACAGTGTGAGGGAGGACGAATTAGAAGCTTTTAATAGATTTGCTGATTTATATAACATAGAGTTAAAAATCGTAAAAAAAGGAGTGTCCAGCTCAAATCTAGATGAATCTTTAGGGTACGAATACCTTTCTTTTGTAGGAAGCTGTGATTTAGGAAAAGAAAATCTGGAAGTTCTTAAAAAAAATGGAATTAAATTTATTGCCAGCAGAAGTATAGGTTACGATAACGTAGATTTAGATATAGCTACAAAACTTAAAATTAAAGTAAGTAATTCTTCCTATTCTCCCTATTCCGTTGCTGAGTTCACAGTGATGTCTATGATGAACTTGCTCAGATATCTTCCTCTTGCGATAAAAAAGGTAGGAATCAACGATTTTTCTCTGAAGGGTCTAAAGGGAAGAGAATTGCAAAATCAAATTATAGGTGTGATCGGAACAGGTAAGATCGGTAAAACAGTGATTAAATGTCTGAGTGGTTTTGGATGTAAGGTTATTGCCTACGACCCTTTTCCTTCTCATTTAGAGAATATAGAATATGTTAGTTTAGAGGAATTAAAAAAACGGTCGGATATAATAACCCTGCATATTCCAATGACCGGGGAAAACAGGCATATGATCGATTCAAAGTTTTTATCTTCTGCAAAAGACGGAGTATTGATAATTAATACTGCCAGGGGAGAACTTATTCATACTAAAGATCTTGTGGCAGGATTAAAATCAGGAAAAGTCGGAGGAGCGGCTCTAGATGTTCTGGAGGGAGAGGATGGAATTATATTTAGAGATTGTTCCAGGAGGCAGATTGATAACGATAGTTTGGTGATTTTAAAGAATATGCCCAATGTTCAGATAACTCCCCATCAGGCCTTCTTTACACATCAGGCTGTATCGGATATGGTAGAAGTTTCCCTGAAAAATTTACTGGAATTTTCTTCTACAGGAGATGCAGGTAATTCTGTGAATTAA
- a CDS encoding THUMP domain-containing class I SAM-dependent RNA methyltransferase — protein sequence MTYTLIATATMGVESILAQEIKDLGFKNVVTHNGRVEFDGGIEDIIKANIWLRTADRVYLKMGEFKAFTWDEYFEKVKKMDWISILPINAEFPVSWVSSVKCKLFSKSDMQRMAKKAIVEKLKIQYKHDYFSEDGGLYRIKIIGNKDNFVVMIDTSGVPLHKRGYRAHLNEAPMKETLAAALVKLSKWNGGERPLVDPMCGTGTILIEAAMIARNIAPGVNRRFASEDWHIIDEQLWLDARDEAFTHEDYEKEVRIYGSDLNGETIETAIENAKLAGVENDILFEQKHLLEFESMAEYGSLITNPPYGERLSDLDQVEKLYRTLGDICRMRCKKWSYYIITSHDGFEKLFDRKADKNRKLYNGNLKCRYYQYYGQRPPRLEKN from the coding sequence ATGACATATACACTGATAGCTACTGCCACAATGGGAGTAGAAAGTATATTAGCTCAAGAGATAAAAGATTTAGGATTTAAAAATGTCGTTACCCACAATGGAAGGGTTGAATTTGATGGTGGGATAGAAGATATAATCAAGGCCAATATCTGGCTTAGAACTGCCGATAGAGTTTACCTAAAGATGGGAGAATTTAAGGCTTTTACCTGGGATGAGTATTTTGAGAAAGTAAAAAAAATGGACTGGATTAGTATCTTACCAATCAATGCAGAATTTCCGGTTTCATGGGTTAGTTCTGTTAAATGTAAACTTTTTTCAAAATCTGATATGCAGAGGATGGCTAAAAAAGCTATTGTTGAAAAATTAAAAATTCAGTATAAACATGATTATTTCAGTGAAGACGGAGGTCTTTATAGGATAAAAATTATTGGAAACAAAGATAATTTTGTAGTGATGATCGATACTTCTGGTGTACCTTTACACAAAAGGGGATATAGAGCTCATTTAAACGAAGCTCCTATGAAAGAAACTTTAGCTGCAGCACTTGTTAAATTATCTAAATGGAATGGCGGAGAACGTCCTCTTGTGGATCCTATGTGTGGTACAGGAACTATCTTGATAGAAGCTGCCATGATTGCTAGAAATATCGCTCCTGGCGTAAATAGGAGGTTTGCTTCTGAAGATTGGCATATTATCGACGAACAACTTTGGTTAGATGCCAGAGATGAAGCTTTTACCCATGAAGATTATGAAAAAGAAGTTAGGATCTATGGATCGGATCTAAATGGTGAAACTATTGAAACTGCTATAGAAAATGCTAAATTAGCTGGTGTGGAAAATGATATATTATTTGAACAAAAACATCTATTAGAATTTGAATCTATGGCTGAATACGGATCTCTTATTACCAATCCACCATATGGAGAACGTTTATCTGATTTAGACCAGGTAGAAAAGTTATACAGAACATTGGGAGATATTTGCAGGATGAGATGTAAAAAATGGTCTTATTATATAATTACATCCCATGATGGCTTTGAAAAATTATTTGATAGAAAAGCCGATAAAAATAGAAAATTATATAATGGTAATTTAAAGTGTAGATATTACCAATACTATGGTCAAAGACCACCTAGATTAGAAAAAAATTAA
- a CDS encoding BMP family lipoprotein: MKKLFMLIFLLLSLAAYSKDKINVGVVLSSGGLGTGFNQMAYDGLKKAEGEGLITFKYVEPSNITEDLVFLRDFSREGNYDLVIGMGSVVAESIKKVATEFPDQKYAIVGGTITVPNTVTIDFAEQEMSFLAGALATMMSDSNKIGVLLGMDNRSFNRFKHGFTQGAKYVNSDVMVITSYMPTTSSNPFNDPVTGKNISNLMISRGTDVILQVAEGTGQGVFEAAKEEKIYAIGSDIDQDGEVPGTILTSVRVRIDNAVYNLTKEVREGRFKEGYRQSGLAENGVSLTDFNHTKKLIGSNKLAKLDKMTKDIISGKIIVSE, translated from the coding sequence ATGAAAAAATTATTTATGTTAATTTTCTTATTATTAAGTTTAGCAGCTTATAGTAAGGATAAAATCAATGTAGGAGTAGTCCTTTCTAGTGGAGGATTAGGTACAGGGTTTAATCAAATGGCTTATGATGGATTGAAAAAAGCGGAAGGTGAGGGACTTATTACTTTTAAATATGTAGAACCTTCTAATATAACAGAAGATTTAGTTTTTTTAAGAGATTTTTCAAGGGAAGGCAACTATGATCTTGTCATTGGAATGGGAAGTGTCGTAGCTGAATCTATAAAAAAAGTGGCCACTGAATTTCCAGATCAAAAATATGCCATTGTAGGCGGTACAATTACCGTACCTAATACTGTTACCATTGATTTTGCTGAACAAGAGATGAGTTTTTTAGCAGGTGCACTGGCTACTATGATGAGTGACAGCAATAAAATCGGTGTACTATTAGGAATGGACAACAGATCTTTCAACAGATTTAAACATGGATTTACCCAAGGTGCAAAATATGTAAATTCAGATGTTATGGTTATTACATCTTATATGCCTACAACCAGCAGCAATCCTTTTAACGATCCTGTTACAGGAAAAAATATCTCTAATCTTATGATATCCAGAGGAACTGATGTTATTTTACAAGTTGCTGAAGGTACCGGACAGGGAGTTTTCGAAGCGGCTAAAGAGGAGAAAATCTACGCTATCGGGTCTGATATAGACCAGGATGGAGAAGTTCCAGGTACTATTTTAACTTCTGTTAGAGTAAGAATTGATAATGCCGTTTATAACCTGACTAAAGAAGTTAGAGAAGGTAGATTTAAAGAAGGATACAGACAATCCGGGCTGGCTGAAAATGGAGTTTCCCTGACTGATTTTAACCATACTAAGAAACTTATTGGTTCTAATAAGTTAGCTAAATTAGATAAGATGACTAAAGATATTATCTCTGGAAAAATCATAGTTTCAGAATAA
- a CDS encoding sensor histidine kinase has protein sequence MENSLRNDAYLIKNIILQNPSGNYGDLFKKTQKRFTIIGLDGEVLFDSMEEKSIDSMENHHNRPEILSALKNNEGISTRKSETTKKEMIYFALKLNPSQIIRVSVISNNALRHVKLSTYIHIILFSLLNLFALISYRFYLKRYLFERIDQIKKMLEDGNEIKEVVSKDDRWLFKFWEVIKEWQDNNLKNIEKLKLEKVKLNNIISSVDMGIILVDSEKKIKLKNDAINFIYIKEDIKNYKKDIKYPEIIKFIDRLISKKENNISEVYLEDIQKYILLRGKYMKSREEYLFTIKDITRDRETLEIQKNFITNVGHELKTPLTNITGYLVALREEEDSHKRDKFINTIERNALKLDNILMDFLNLSKIESSKVVNLAPIHVNLLIDEINRSLENQIELKKVDLSYKLDLQSDYIRIDFEKTTMILKNLIENAIIYNVNTPRIKITMEEKFDKYKISVKDNGIGMNKSDTYKIFDRFYRVDKARTSNVAGTGLGLSIVYELVHLCGGDIDVKSNKKGTLFTFTMIK, from the coding sequence GTGGAAAATTCCCTTAGAAATGATGCTTATTTAATCAAAAATATTATTTTACAAAATCCATCTGGAAATTATGGTGACCTCTTTAAAAAAACACAAAAAAGATTTACTATCATAGGTTTAGATGGAGAAGTTTTATTTGATAGTATGGAAGAGAAGTCTATCGACTCTATGGAAAATCACCATAATCGGCCTGAAATTTTAAGTGCACTAAAAAATAACGAAGGCATATCCACACGAAAGAGTGAAACTACTAAAAAAGAGATGATATATTTCGCTCTTAAATTAAATCCATCTCAAATTATTCGTGTTTCTGTTATATCTAATAATGCTCTTAGACACGTAAAACTCAGCACTTATATACATATTATCTTATTCTCACTTTTAAATCTCTTTGCACTTATAAGTTATAGATTTTATTTAAAGCGCTATCTCTTTGAAAGGATCGACCAAATAAAAAAGATGTTAGAAGACGGCAATGAGATCAAAGAAGTGGTCTCAAAAGATGATAGGTGGCTGTTTAAATTTTGGGAAGTTATTAAGGAATGGCAGGATAACAACCTTAAAAATATAGAAAAATTAAAGTTAGAAAAAGTTAAATTAAATAATATTATCTCATCTGTAGATATGGGAATCATCTTAGTCGATTCCGAAAAAAAAATTAAATTAAAAAATGATGCCATTAATTTTATCTATATAAAGGAAGATATTAAAAATTATAAAAAAGACATCAAATATCCCGAAATTATTAAATTTATAGACCGGTTGATCTCAAAAAAAGAAAATAATATCTCTGAAGTCTATTTAGAGGATATTCAAAAATATATACTGCTCAGGGGAAAATATATGAAATCCCGGGAAGAGTACCTTTTTACCATAAAAGATATCACTAGAGATAGGGAAACATTGGAAATACAAAAGAATTTTATTACCAATGTAGGACATGAATTAAAAACTCCTCTAACTAATATTACGGGATATTTAGTTGCACTCCGAGAGGAGGAGGATTCCCATAAAAGAGATAAGTTTATTAATACCATAGAGAGAAATGCACTAAAACTGGATAATATTTTAATGGATTTTTTAAACTTATCCAAGATAGAGAGCAGTAAAGTCGTAAATTTAGCTCCTATTCATGTGAACCTTCTCATAGATGAGATCAATAGATCCCTTGAAAATCAAATTGAATTAAAAAAAGTTGATCTATCCTACAAGCTGGATCTGCAATCCGACTACATTAGGATAGATTTTGAAAAAACTACCATGATTTTAAAAAATCTTATTGAGAATGCTATTATTTACAATGTTAATACTCCTAGAATAAAAATTACCATGGAAGAAAAATTTGATAAATATAAAATTTCTGTAAAGGATAACGGAATCGGGATGAATAAATCCGATACCTATAAGATATTCGACAGATTTTATAGGGTAGATAAGGCAAGGACCAGCAATGTAGCCGGCACAGGTTTGGGCTTATCTATAGTTTATGAATTAGTTCATCTATGCGGCGGGGATATAGATGTCAAATCAAATAAAAAGGGGACTTTATTTACCTTTACTATGATAAAATAA
- a CDS encoding response regulator transcription factor has translation MKVLIVEDDIDIRELISFFMEKEGYEVLEAGDGMTGLKLAKTYHPHIIILDLMLPNLDGKSLAQMIKKSEEKYGNPKIIMLTAKTDIEDVLSGLEVGADDYMKKPFDPRELVLRVKKLLNRETKISTKKYMFKNITIDTDKHLILEDQNEIPMSKKEYDLLLLLIKNKGLVLTRDKILDKVWQSNYYTGDRTVDMYISKIRDKVKSISKDIKTIKGVGYKLEEKIL, from the coding sequence TTGAAAGTATTAATTGTAGAAGATGACATAGATATCAGAGAATTAATTAGTTTTTTTATGGAGAAAGAGGGATATGAAGTCCTTGAAGCCGGTGACGGGATGACAGGATTAAAGTTAGCTAAAACTTATCATCCTCATATTATTATATTGGATCTTATGCTTCCTAATTTAGACGGAAAGAGTCTGGCTCAAATGATAAAAAAATCAGAAGAAAAATATGGTAACCCCAAGATAATCATGCTTACAGCCAAAACTGATATAGAGGATGTATTATCAGGTCTCGAGGTAGGAGCAGATGATTATATGAAAAAACCATTTGACCCCAGAGAGTTGGTTTTACGGGTAAAAAAGCTTTTAAACCGTGAAACTAAAATCAGCACCAAGAAATATATGTTTAAAAATATAACTATAGACACCGATAAACACTTGATTTTAGAAGATCAAAATGAAATTCCTATGTCTAAAAAAGAATATGACCTTTTACTTCTTCTTATAAAAAATAAGGGATTAGTATTAACCCGGGATAAGATCTTAGACAAGGTATGGCAGAGTAACTATTATACAGGTGATCGTACTGTAGATATGTATATTTCAAAAATCAGAGATAAGGTGAAGAGTATCTCAAAAGATATTAAAACGATCAAGGGGGTTGGGTACAAATTAGAAGAAAAGATTTTATAA